A window of the Kosakonia sp. BYX6 genome harbors these coding sequences:
- the ybcJ gene encoding ribosome-associated protein YbcJ, translated as MATFSLGKHPHVELCDLLKLEGWSESGAQAKIAIAEGYVKVDGVVETRKRCKIVAGQTVSFDGQSLTVTA; from the coding sequence ATGGCAACATTTTCTCTTGGAAAACACCCGCACGTTGAGCTGTGCGATCTGCTGAAACTGGAAGGCTGGAGCGAAAGCGGCGCGCAGGCGAAAATCGCCATCGCCGAGGGTTACGTTAAGGTTGATGGCGTGGTCGAAACGCGCAAACGCTGCAAAATCGTCGCCGGGCAAACGGTGAGTTTTGACGGTCAAAGCTTGACGGTCACCGCATAA
- the folD gene encoding bifunctional methylenetetrahydrofolate dehydrogenase/methenyltetrahydrofolate cyclohydrolase FolD, which translates to MAAKIIDGKTIAQQVRSEVAEKVRARVAAGFRAPGLAVVLVGSNPASQIYVGSKRKACEEVGFISRSYDLPETTSEAELLALIDKLNADTAIDGILVQLPLPAGIDNVKVLERIAPDKDVDGFHPYNVGRLCQRAPRLRPCTPRGIVTLLERYNIDTFGLNAVVIGASNIVGRPMSMELLLAGCTTTVTHRFTKNLRQHVENADLLIVAVGKPGFIPGEWIKEGAIVVDVGINRLENGKVVGDVIYEEAAARAAYITPVPGGVGPMTVATLIQNTLQACEEYHDVKGN; encoded by the coding sequence ATGGCAGCAAAGATTATTGATGGTAAAACGATTGCGCAGCAGGTGCGCTCTGAGGTTGCTGAAAAAGTTCGCGCGCGTGTTGCGGCCGGATTTCGCGCTCCGGGCCTGGCGGTCGTTCTGGTTGGCAGCAACCCGGCATCGCAAATTTATGTCGGCAGCAAGCGCAAAGCCTGTGAGGAAGTGGGTTTCATCTCCCGCTCTTACGATCTCCCTGAAACCACCAGCGAAGCAGAACTGCTGGCGCTTATCGACAAACTGAACGCAGATACCGCCATCGACGGTATTCTGGTGCAGTTGCCGCTGCCTGCGGGCATCGACAACGTGAAAGTGCTGGAGCGTATTGCGCCGGATAAAGACGTTGATGGTTTCCACCCTTACAACGTTGGGCGTCTGTGCCAGCGCGCGCCGCGTCTGCGTCCTTGCACGCCGCGCGGCATTGTTACGCTACTGGAGCGTTACAACATTGATACTTTCGGCCTGAATGCCGTGGTGATTGGCGCATCCAATATCGTCGGTCGCCCAATGAGCATGGAACTGCTGCTGGCCGGTTGTACCACCACCGTGACCCACCGTTTCACCAAAAACCTGCGCCAACATGTGGAAAACGCCGATCTGCTGATCGTTGCAGTGGGTAAACCGGGCTTTATTCCCGGTGAGTGGATCAAAGAAGGCGCGATTGTGGTTGATGTCGGGATTAACCGGCTGGAAAACGGCAAAGTGGTTGGCGATGTAATTTATGAAGAAGCTGCCGCGCGCGCGGCGTATATTACGCCAGTGCCGGGAGGCGTTGGCCCAATGACGGTCGCCACCCTTATCCAGAACACGTTGCAAGCGTGTGAAGAATATCATGATGTAAAAGGCAATTAA
- the fimA gene encoding type 1 fimbrial major subunit FimA, with protein MNNKLTTLSIAASFILTSGAIQAAEPVHISGGNVHFEGELVHGACALSTRSGTQTVQLGFYRTSTFTKIGDTTPSVPFSLIVNECDQSIASTASVAFSGRADARDSSLLSLSSVNNGASATGVGIEILDATSKPLKPDGATFSNTQPLVGGTNTLRFSARYKATAATATAGQANADATFIMKYE; from the coding sequence ATGAACAATAAATTAACGACCCTTTCTATTGCCGCAAGTTTTATCCTGACTTCGGGGGCAATACAGGCCGCCGAACCGGTGCATATCAGCGGCGGTAATGTTCATTTCGAAGGTGAACTGGTGCATGGTGCTTGCGCGCTCAGCACGCGATCCGGAACCCAGACCGTGCAGCTTGGCTTCTATCGCACTTCGACCTTTACCAAAATCGGCGATACCACGCCGTCAGTGCCGTTCAGCCTGATAGTGAACGAGTGCGATCAAAGCATTGCTTCGACGGCGTCCGTTGCGTTTTCCGGCCGGGCAGACGCGCGAGATTCCTCGTTGCTATCCCTCTCTTCGGTCAACAACGGCGCTTCCGCCACCGGCGTGGGTATTGAAATCCTTGATGCCACCTCAAAGCCGCTGAAGCCTGACGGCGCGACCTTCTCGAATACGCAGCCGCTGGTTGGTGGTACCAATACGCTACGCTTCTCGGCGCGCTACAAAGCGACGGCGGCAACGGCAACGGCAGGCCAGGCGAACGCTGACGCCACGTTTATTATGAAATATGAGTGA
- a CDS encoding SDR family oxidoreductase codes for MANVALVTGGSKGIGLAAAKALYQMGYMVFVAARNEEQLKACAEGFAPERFIPVVADVADPDAVQQLFARIRKDAGRLDVLFNNAGNNSPAKSIEEIPFEEWLRVFNVNVHASFLCAQEAIKIMKNQQPMGGRIINNASISAMTPRLYSAAYTASKHAISGLTKSISLDCRKFNIACGQINIGNAETEMSGRMRKGVYQADGSIQAEEMMDVADVAQAIAMIAAMPVTTNVLEMTIMANGMPFVGRG; via the coding sequence ATGGCAAACGTTGCACTGGTTACGGGTGGAAGCAAAGGCATCGGTCTGGCAGCCGCGAAAGCGCTGTATCAAATGGGGTATATGGTGTTTGTCGCAGCCCGCAACGAAGAACAACTGAAAGCGTGTGCGGAGGGCTTTGCTCCTGAACGCTTTATTCCGGTGGTGGCCGACGTTGCCGATCCGGACGCGGTACAACAGCTTTTTGCCCGCATTCGCAAAGATGCCGGTCGCTTGGATGTGTTATTCAATAACGCGGGTAACAATAGCCCGGCCAAATCCATTGAAGAGATCCCTTTTGAGGAGTGGCTGCGGGTGTTTAATGTCAACGTCCACGCCAGCTTTTTGTGCGCGCAAGAGGCGATCAAAATCATGAAAAATCAGCAGCCAATGGGCGGGCGCATTATCAATAACGCGTCGATATCCGCCATGACCCCGCGTTTATATAGCGCGGCTTACACCGCCTCGAAACATGCCATTTCCGGCCTGACAAAATCCATCTCTCTCGATTGCCGCAAATTCAATATCGCCTGCGGGCAAATCAACATTGGCAATGCGGAAACCGAAATGTCCGGGCGCATGCGCAAAGGCGTTTATCAGGCGGATGGCTCGATTCAGGCGGAAGAGATGATGGATGTGGCGGATGTCGCGCAGGCCATCGCCATGATTGCCGCCATGCCGGTAACAACCAATGTGCTGGAAATGACGATTATGGCGAACGGCATGCCCTTCGTCGGGCGCGGTTAA
- the malI gene encoding Mal regulon transcriptional regulator MalI has translation MKKVSIIDVAKQAGVSVSTVSLVLRQKGKISDATIERVHAAITALGYVHNVAAANLRANTSNLIGLILRDFSDSFSIKVMASIVLELEKQGYMVFLGQPLNDGEHLERCLLSFKQQGVAGVIYLSSDTRSVSLPAQIRQCPLPLVVVSQSLLDEQCNLVMRDNRQAANLATRYLIERGHRNIAYIGGIEGDLIRQQRLLGFRSAMTQYGLALREEFTPACSGDTEAASYATRQLLEKNNTITALLCHSPDAMIGSIAGIHHTGRTVGKDVFLSQQVALIGFEDMLHVNLTSPSFTYVSSASEETGRQAAGLMIRKLKDPELQTQRITLSGQLIARESA, from the coding sequence TTGAAGAAAGTCAGCATCATTGATGTCGCAAAACAGGCGGGTGTCTCGGTTTCCACCGTCTCGCTGGTGCTACGCCAGAAAGGGAAAATTTCCGATGCGACCATCGAGAGAGTCCACGCGGCAATCACGGCGCTCGGTTATGTCCACAATGTCGCCGCCGCCAACCTGCGCGCCAACACCTCGAACCTTATCGGTCTTATCCTGCGCGATTTCAGCGACAGCTTCTCCATCAAAGTGATGGCGAGCATCGTGCTGGAGCTGGAAAAACAGGGCTATATGGTGTTCCTCGGCCAGCCGCTGAACGATGGCGAACATCTGGAACGCTGCCTGTTGTCGTTTAAACAGCAGGGCGTGGCGGGCGTGATTTACCTTTCCTCAGACACGCGCAGCGTCAGTTTGCCCGCGCAAATTCGCCAGTGTCCGCTGCCGTTAGTCGTGGTGTCGCAATCGTTGCTGGACGAGCAATGCAATCTGGTGATGCGCGATAACCGCCAGGCGGCGAACCTCGCAACCCGCTATTTGATTGAACGTGGCCATCGCAATATCGCCTATATTGGCGGCATCGAAGGGGATTTGATTCGCCAGCAGCGGCTGCTCGGTTTTCGCAGCGCGATGACGCAATACGGCCTGGCGTTGCGGGAAGAGTTCACCCCGGCCTGTAGCGGCGACACCGAAGCGGCAAGTTATGCCACCCGACAACTACTGGAAAAGAACAACACCATTACCGCCCTGCTGTGCCACTCTCCCGATGCGATGATTGGCTCAATTGCCGGGATCCATCACACCGGGCGCACCGTCGGCAAAGATGTGTTTCTCTCGCAGCAGGTCGCGCTGATCGGCTTTGAAGATATGCTGCACGTCAATCTCACCTCCCCGTCGTTCACCTATGTCTCTTCCGCCAGTGAAGAAACCGGGCGCCAGGCCGCCGGGTTGATGATTCGCAAACTGAAAGATCCCGAGTTGCAAACCCAGCGCATTACTCTTTCCGGGCAGCTTATCGCGCGTGAATCCGCGTAA
- the fimC gene encoding type 1 fimbria chaperone FimC: protein MNSFIKLGWSIGFLMIIALPVKADGGIALGATRVIYPAQAKQTSLAINNSDSRARFLINSWIENERGEKEKTFVVTPPLFVSEPKSENTLRIIYAGKALPTDRESLFWMNVKAIPSIEKEQGAGKNVLNLAILSRIKLFVRPQGLPGTSKDAPEQLQFSRVANHLKITNPSAYYISLVNVHINHQKIDNIMVAPKNSTQIMLPANARGGVTFQTVNDHGALTAMKTASLPQ from the coding sequence ATGAATTCGTTTATTAAATTGGGCTGGAGTATTGGCTTTTTAATGATTATTGCACTGCCTGTAAAAGCCGACGGTGGAATTGCCTTAGGGGCCACCCGGGTTATTTATCCGGCACAGGCTAAACAAACCTCGCTCGCTATCAATAACAGCGATAGCCGCGCACGTTTTTTGATTAATTCATGGATTGAAAATGAACGTGGGGAAAAAGAAAAAACCTTTGTAGTGACGCCACCCTTATTTGTCAGTGAACCGAAAAGTGAAAACACATTGCGTATTATTTATGCCGGAAAAGCGCTGCCTACCGATCGCGAATCCCTGTTCTGGATGAACGTGAAAGCGATCCCGTCGATAGAAAAAGAGCAAGGCGCGGGGAAAAATGTCCTTAACCTCGCCATCCTCTCGCGCATCAAGCTGTTTGTGCGCCCGCAAGGTTTGCCCGGTACATCGAAGGATGCGCCGGAACAACTGCAATTTTCCCGCGTGGCTAACCACCTGAAAATCACCAATCCCTCTGCTTATTACATCTCGTTGGTGAATGTGCACATCAACCACCAAAAAATAGACAACATCATGGTGGCACCGAAAAACAGTACCCAGATAATGCTCCCGGCGAATGCGCGAGGCGGCGTGACTTTTCAGACGGTCAATGATCACGGTGCGTTGACGGCAATGAAAACCGCCAGCTTGCCCCAATGA
- a CDS encoding PTS transporter subunit EIIC: MSLISGFVKSLSKLSMIGRALMLPISLLPAAGLLLAFGDKFHLPLMMNAGGVIFDNLPMLFAIGSAVGLASESGIAALSAAVSVFVTNITISTMLSITPEMASQGGKYAMVVGIPTLQMGVFGGLICGILAAWCYNRFHTMQLPEFLGFFSGKRFVAIATAFLSFVLGLLLPYVWQHIQAGIDALSIIVNGDNQAASTFIFGLVERALIPLGLHHIWYPSFWYSFGDYTTQAGQVIHGDQTIWFKMLEEGVKSFSSDTYQNAGKFMQGEFPLMLFALPAACLAMYHEAHTRNKKIAFGILFSAALTCFLTGITEPVEFTFIFVAPILYVFNAIMAGLAYMTMYLLHAHIAKSFSAGFIDYLSFGILPSFNGYQTNFLNAVIVGIPMALIYYFTFRFVIRRFDVKTPGRTEVTATANDKTDSELATEIIGLLGGAQNIDSVGSCITRLRLEVTKSDMVDKDGLNSLGARGVVFVGDSGIQVIFGARAQFIAQTMSTMIGK, translated from the coding sequence ATGAGTCTGATATCAGGGTTTGTTAAATCGCTGTCTAAATTATCGATGATTGGCCGTGCGCTAATGCTGCCAATTTCACTGCTGCCTGCTGCGGGCTTATTACTGGCTTTTGGTGACAAATTCCACCTACCGCTGATGATGAACGCCGGTGGGGTTATTTTCGATAACCTGCCGATGCTGTTCGCCATCGGCTCTGCGGTCGGGCTGGCGTCGGAATCCGGGATTGCGGCGCTTTCCGCCGCCGTTTCGGTATTTGTCACCAACATCACCATCAGCACCATGTTAAGCATCACACCGGAAATGGCCTCCCAGGGCGGTAAATACGCCATGGTCGTCGGCATTCCAACATTGCAGATGGGCGTCTTCGGCGGCCTGATTTGCGGTATTCTCGCCGCCTGGTGTTATAACCGTTTCCATACCATGCAGTTGCCGGAATTCCTCGGCTTCTTCTCCGGTAAACGTTTTGTCGCCATCGCCACGGCGTTTCTGTCGTTTGTCCTCGGCCTGCTGCTGCCGTATGTCTGGCAACATATTCAGGCGGGCATTGATGCGCTGTCCATTATCGTCAATGGTGATAATCAAGCGGCATCGACCTTTATCTTCGGGCTGGTTGAACGCGCGCTGATCCCGCTTGGTCTGCACCATATCTGGTATCCGTCGTTCTGGTACTCGTTTGGCGATTACACCACGCAGGCCGGCCAGGTGATTCACGGCGACCAGACCATCTGGTTCAAAATGCTGGAAGAAGGCGTGAAATCCTTCAGCAGCGACACCTACCAGAACGCCGGGAAATTTATGCAGGGCGAGTTCCCGCTGATGCTGTTCGCACTGCCGGCGGCTTGCCTGGCGATGTACCACGAAGCGCATACGCGCAACAAAAAGATTGCCTTCGGCATCCTGTTCTCTGCCGCGCTGACCTGTTTCCTGACCGGGATTACCGAACCGGTGGAATTCACCTTTATCTTCGTGGCGCCGATCCTCTACGTCTTTAACGCCATCATGGCCGGTCTGGCGTATATGACGATGTACCTGCTGCACGCGCACATCGCCAAGTCCTTCTCCGCCGGGTTTATCGATTACCTGTCGTTCGGCATTCTGCCGTCGTTTAACGGTTACCAGACCAACTTCCTCAATGCGGTGATTGTCGGCATTCCGATGGCGCTGATTTATTACTTCACCTTCCGCTTTGTGATCCGCCGCTTCGATGTGAAAACGCCAGGCCGCACCGAAGTCACCGCCACGGCGAATGACAAAACCGATAGCGAACTGGCAACCGAAATTATTGGCTTGCTGGGCGGCGCGCAGAATATTGATTCCGTCGGGTCGTGCATCACGCGTCTGCGTCTGGAAGTGACGAAGAGCGACATGGTGGATAAAGATGGCCTGAACAGCTTAGGCGCGCGCGGCGTCGTGTTTGTTGGCGATAGCGGCATCCAGGTTATTTTTGGCGCGAGGGCACAGTTTATCGCGCAGACCATGTCCACCATGATCGGCAAATAA